The nucleotide sequence CCAACTCCGGCACCGTCGCCGGAGCCGTCCCCCGCGCCCTCCCCGACCCCTTCGCCAGAGCCCAGACCGGCTCCGGGCCCTGCACCGGCACCCTCCCCCGCGCCGGCGCCGGCACCGGCGCCGCCACCCCCGGAACCGGCCCCTGCCCCGCGGGACGCACCGGAGGGTCAGGACGGAGCGAGGTAGGACACCGCGCGCCGGGCAGCGGGGCCCGCCGCTGGCAAGGATAATGGCTATCATGCATCGAATCAAGGGCGGGGGCGGTGTCTCCCCCGGACGAGGTGGAGCGTGGGGGGCTTGCCGTCATGGAGCTTGATAGCGGTTCCAGAGCGCGTCCCTGGTTGAAGCACTACCCGCCCGAGATACCGAGCCACCTGGAGTACCCGGAAATCAATCTCGCGGCGTGGGTGCAGCAATCCGCGCGCCGCCATCCGGACCGGGCCGCCACGCTTTACTTCGGCGCGCGCCTTTCGTACGCTCGCCTCTTCGAGCAGGTGCGCCGGCTGGCCGGAGGCCTCCGTGCCCTGGGCGTCCGCCCCGGCGACCGTGTGGCGATCATCCTGCCCAATCTGCCCCAGACGGTGATCGCCTACTACGCCGTCCTGTGGCTGGGCGGCGTCGTGGTGATGACCAATCCGCTGTACACCCCGAGGGAGCTTCGCCACCAGCTTGCCGACGCGGAAGCCCGGGTCGTCGTCGCCTTCGACCAGATCCTGCCCCGGGTGCTGGAAGTCGCCTCCGAAGTCGGCCTGCGCCACGTCGTGGTCACCTCTGCGGCCGATTACCTGCCACCTCCTCTGCGGCTCCTGTACCCTCTCAAGCAGGCTGCCCAAAGGCGTCACCAGCGCCGGCCCCATCCGGCGCAGCATCCCGTCGCCCCCTCCCGCCCGCCCGGCCTGCAGGTTCATGCCTTCACGCGTCTGGTACGCTCCCAACCCCTGGACGGGCCTCACCCGGTCGACGCCCGTGAGGACCTGGCCCTCTTGCAGTACACCGGAGGCACGACGGGCACGAGCAAGGGCGTGATGCTCACCCACTTCAACCTGGCCGCCAACTGCACCCAGATCCAGGCCTGGCTCTACAAGCTCGAGGGCCGTCCCACGACGGTGCTGGCCGCGCTGCCCTTCTTCCACGTCTACGGCCTGACCACGGTGCTCAACTTCTCGGTGATGACCGGCTCCACCATGATCCTCACGCCGCGCTTTTCGGCCGCCGAGGTCGTACGCCTCATCGAGCGACACCGCCCGCGGCTTTTCCCCGGCGTGCCGACCATGTACGTCGCCATCACGCAGCTTCCCGACATCGCCCGGCGGGACCTGAGCTCGGTCGAGGCGTGCATCAGCGGGGCCGCTCCGCTCCCGGTGGCCGTGCAGGAGAGCTTCGAGCGGCTCACGGGCGGGCGCCTGGTGGAAGGGTACGGACTGACCGAAGCCTCTCCCGTGACCCACGCCAATCCCATCTGGGGCGCGCGCCGCACGGGGAGTATCGGGCTGCCGTGGCCCGATACCGACGCCAGGATCGTCGACCCGGCGACGGGGGAGCCCCTGCCGCCCGGCAGCGTGGGAGAGCTGGCCGTCCGGGGCCCCCAGGTGATGAAAGGGTACTGGCAGCGCCCGGAGGAGACGGCCGCCGTCTTGCGGGACGGGTGGCTGCTCACCGGGGATCTGGCTCAGATGGACGACGACGGCTACTTCCGCATCGTCGACCGCAAGAAGGACCTGATCATCGCCGGCGGCTTCAACATCTACCCCCGGGAGGTCGAGGAGGTGCTTTACGAGCATCCGGCCGTCCGGGAAGCGGCCGTCGTGGGAGTGACCGATCCGTACCGCGGGGAGACCGTCAAGGCGTACGTCGTGCTCAAGGAGGGGCACGCCGTCACTGCCGCCGAGCTGGAGGCCTTTTGCCGGGAGAGGCTGGCCGCGTACAAGGTGCCGCGGCTTTTCGATTTCCGCGACGAGCTGCCCAAGACCCTCGTGGGCAAGGTGCTGCGCCGGGCCCTGCGGGAAGAGGCCCCACCAGTGCAGGAGGCCGCCGCAAGCGGCCGGGAGCCGCCCGCTACGGCAGGGGGACGTCCTGCGTGACGGTGGCCCAGGTGCCGGTCGCTTTGGCGACCGTGATGGGGGTGCCCTCCTCCGGGTAGAGGTCGATGGTGGCCTCGCCCGTCACGAGCCGGCGGCCCGCCCGCCAGATGACGCCCTGCGCCACCAGGAGCCCCGAACGGGCCGGCAGCAGGAAGTGCACGTGGAGTTCGGCCGTGACGACCGCGGTGCCGGGAGGCACCGCCGAGAAGGCGGCCATCCCGATGGCCTCGTCGGCCAGGGCCATCAGCACCCCGCCGTGTACGATGCCCAGTTCGTTGAGGTGGCGAGGGGCGATGCGCAGCCGCACCTCGGAGCGGCCGTCCCGGGCGCTCGTGCGTTCGAATCCCGTGACCGCGCTGAAGCGCTGTGCAGGAGTCTCGTGCATGGAAGACCGCAGCCGGCCGCGCCGGCCTTCCTTTCCATCGCCGGGTGGGGCGTCCGCCGGCCGGATGGGGGCGGGCGCCGGGTAATAGTCTACAATATAATGGCGAAGGGGGATCATCCCGCGGTGGCATGGGACTGGATGAAACCCGCCTTGCTCGATCTCTCTCGCCAGCTGACGGACCGTGACCTGGAGTTCGTCATCCGGGCCACCTCGTCCCGCCGCACCGACTACGACCGGATCCGGGAGATCGTCCGCGACAAGCCCGATTTCCTGGAGGTGCTCCTGGAAGACGACCGGGTCTTCCAGAAGATGGCGTCGGACGACGATGTCATGCTCAAGGTTTCACCCCAGCTCTTGTTCGCCGTGCTCCTCCGCCGGGCGCGCCGCCTGCTCAAGCAGGCGTCGTTCACCATGGAGCCGCGGCCGGAGGGGGACGTACCCGTCTTCGACGCCTCGAAAGCGGCACAGCTGGTCGAGCAGCCCCGGGTGCTCGACTACCTGGCCAGCATGCTCGCCAGCTTCGTGCGCACCGAGTCGCGCACCTTCCTCGTGCGGCACGGCGCGGTGTACCGGCGGAGGGTGTTCAACGACATGAACGTCGACGACCTGCTCTCTGCAGCCGAGCTGCTCGACCCCCCGCAGCGCTTCCCCATTTACAAGCGGGTCGCAGACGTGAGCTTGTTCATGGTCGGCATCTTCCCCGATCACGTCTCGGGGCGCCGCAGCGCGGGCCGGTCCTGGTGGAGCGCGGTGGCGAGGTCCCAGCGGTTTGCCAGGGACCAGCAGGCCTATGCGGAGATCGGGACGGAGTTTTACCACCGCGCGGCCGAGGACGAGGCAGCCCGCCAGTCCGGGCTGGCGGACGTGATGGTCACCCTCGGCGATCACTTCATGCTGGCCGCCAAACCCCTCAACCTGCTGGCCCGCGACCTGATCCCGATGCGGCGGTTCGCCTGGTTCGGCGCCGGCCCGGCATCGCCGGCGTCCCCATGACGTCCCCCTAAGCAGCGCCAGGCGGCGACCGTCGTCAGGAAGGCCGAGGATCGCCTGCCAGGAGTTTCCCCGGGCCCCGCCGTAGTGTAGCAGCCGGACTCCTGCTACGGGAGGTGGCGGGATTGTCGAGGGCGTGGAGGCGGCGCGGGTCAACGGCAGGAGCCGTGCTGCTGGCCTTGCTGCTGGGGGTCACGACGCCGGCACCGGCCCAGCAGCCGCCGGCGAGCCCGATGCCTGCCGAGCCAGGCGCACCCGTCGAGGCGCGCGCTGCCGCTCCGGCGCCGGAGGAGTTGCGCCTGCCGGGTCTCATCGGGCCTGTGCGGGTGGTGGAGGATACCCTGGGCATTCCCCACGTGGTGGCCCGGACGGAGCACGACGCTGCGTTTGCCATTGGCTACCTGCAGGCCCGGGATCGCCTGTTCGAGATGGACGTGAGCCGGCGGCGTGCCGAAGGGACGCTTGCCGAGCTCGTGGGGAGCGCGGCCCTTTCCGAAGACGTCCAGATGCGCACCCTGGGCCTGTCCCGGGCGGCAGCCAGGTCGCTCGAGCGCCTCTCACCCGGCGCCCGGGGCGAACTCGAGGCGTTTGCGGCCGGGGTCAACGCCTACATCGACGAAGCGGAGCGGGCCGGCGCTCTGCCGGCGGAGTACCGCGCCCTCGAGCTCACGCGGGTGCGCCGCTGGCAGCCGGTCGATTCGGTATCGGTGCTCAAGCTCGTCGGCTTCGGGCTCTCCTTCAGTATGGACGCCCAGTACGCGACCATCCTGCAGGCGTACGTGCGGGCCATGGGGCCCGAGCGAGGGATCCAGGCCGTCTTCTACGACCTGTGGCCGCTGGCCCCCGCTGAAAACGCATTCGTCGTGCCGGACGCGGTGGGCTACGCGCCGGCCTCCGGCTCGCCCCTGGCGGGCGCGATCTCCCAGGACGTCCAGGGACGCGGCGTCGAGGAGATGCTGGCAGGCTGGCTCTCGCAGATGGCGGCCGTGACCGCCCCGTGGGCAGGCGCCGGCAGCAACTGGTTTGTCATCGGGCCGCGCCTGTCCGCGAGCGGCTATCCCCTGCTGGCCAACGACCCGCACCTTCCGCTCACTCATCCTCCCGTCTGGTACCAGCAGCATCTGACCGTGCAGCCGGACGGCGCGGCCCGGCCGTCGCTCAACGTGTACGGGGTGGCCTTCCCGGGGGTGCCGTGGGTCATCCTGGGCCACAACGAACGGATTGCGTGGGGCGCGACCACCAACCCCATCGACCAGACCGACATGTACCTCGAACGGCTCACCCAGCGGGACGGGCAATGGTACGCGCTGTACCGGGGCAACTGGGAGCCGGTGCGGGTGTTGCCCCAGAAGTTCCTGGTCAACGCGGTGGGCAACGGCACGCCCGACGACCTGCAGCCGGCCCCGGCCGGCCAGGTGCCGCAGGCGGTGCTGGAGGTACCCCGCCACGGCCCCATCGTCCGCATCAACCCCGAGCGGCAGGAGGCCCTGAGCGTGCAGTGGACGGGGCTGTACGCCACGCATGACGGCGAGAACTTCTACCGGTGGAACCGGGCCTCCAATCTCCAGGAGTTTCGCGAGGGGCTGCGCTACTTCGACGCCGCCTCGCAGAACTGGGCGTACGCCGACGTGGAGGGCAACATCGCCTACTTTGCCGGGGCGGAGCTGCCCCTGCGGGAGGACCTGGAGGCCGGCGCGGTGGACGGCGGGCCATCGTTCGCGCCGTGGCTGTTGCGGGACGGCACGGGTTTGCGCCGTCATGACTGGATCGCCTGGCCGCCGGGCGAGGCGCTTCCGGGCGACCAGGGCATCCCCTTCCGGGTACTGCCCGAGTCGGAGATGCCGCACGTCGTCAATCCCGCCCAGGGCTTCATCGTTTCCGCCAACAACGACCCCGTAGGGGTGACGGCCGGCGGAGACCCGCTGGCGTGGCGCAGAGCCTCCGGCGGCATCTACTACCTGGGGCCGGCGTTCAGCCCCGGCTTCCGAGCGGCGCGCATCACCGAGCGCATCCGGGAACGGGCCCGGCAGGCGGGCAAGCTCACGGTGCAGGACGCCATGGCCATCCAGAGCGACGTCGTGGAGCTCGAGGCGAAGCGCTTGCTGCCTTTCTTGCTGCGAGCCTGGGAGCGGGCCGGCCTCGGGGAGAAAGCGGTGCCCCAGCTGGCAGCCCTTCGCTCCTCCCGGATGGCGGAGGCCATCGGTTACCTGCAGGATTGGGACGGCTCGACGCCCACGGGACTGCCGGAGGGGTGGGATGGCTCGCCCGGCGTCGCCATTGCTTCCCATGGCCCGGGACAGGCGGTGCGCCCCGCCCACGAGCCGTCGGTGCAGGAGGTCCGGGCCAGCGTGGCGGCCACGTTGTTCAACGTGTGGGTCGGGCAGCTCATCCGGGCCACCGTGGATGCGGCCGTGACGAGAGTCTCCCCGGACCTTCCCTTGCCCGACGGGACGATGGCGGTCAAGGCGATCCTCTACCAGCTGGAGCACTTCGACCGCACCCGGGGCAAGGGCGTTTCGGGCCTCCAGTTTTTCGACGTGCCCGACCTCGCCCTCGACCCGGCCGACGAGCGGGATCTGCTGCTCTTGAGCAGCCTCGACAGAGCGCTCGGGCTCCTGACGGGGCCGGTCTTCGAGCCCGCCTTCGGCAAGGTACGGGATCTGTCGGATCTGCGGTGGGGCAAACTGCACCGCCTGGTGCTGGCGCATCCTCTCGGCGGGACCTTCGGCATCCCGCCCGCGGGAGGCTTCGACGCCCCGGAGTACGCCGCCGGGCTTCCCGTGGACGGGGGATTCGAGGTGGTCGACGCGTCGGGCTTCGACCCCAGAGCCACCACGCCCCAGGCGTTCCGCTTCAGCGGCGGGCCGTCGATGCGCCTGGTCGTGGAGATGAGACCCGGCGCCGTCACCGCTTATAACGTCATCCCCGGCGGGCAGGCGGCCGGTGCAGGAGCGGGCCCGCACTTCGCCGACCTATTGCCCGCCTGGCTCTCCAACCAGGCGTACCGGATCCCGTTCACGCAGCAGGAGGTGGAGGCGGCGGCAGAGCGAGCGTGGGTCATGTCGCCTGCTGCCGGACAGCCCTGAGACAAAAAGGGGCGGCGGGCCCAATGGCCCGCCGCTTTTGCCTTGCGCACGGGGGGCTTGCCGTACGCGCAGCGCAAGAATGAAGGGGTGCTAGAACGCTCCGACCAGTCCTAGCGCGCAGGCCGCACAAAGCCCCGCGGCCGCCAGCGCCATCCCCACGAACGCTACCGAAATCGCCGTCGCAATCGCGGCACAGACCGCACCGCAGAACCGGCGCTTGACCTCCGTCACTGCCTCATCGCCCCCCGCCGAGGCGAGTATACGGCCGGGCGCTTGCCAGACCGTTGCGCGGCGCTTGCAAAAAGCTTGCGAGGAGTACGGAAGCCGCGCCGGGAAAGGACATCGACAACGTTTCGCGTGGAGAGGGTCGGCCACCGGATATGGCACCGCGTGGAAAAGTCGTACTCACGGCCGTGGCGGCGCTCGCCGGAGCGATGGCACAAGCCCTCGCTCCCGGAGTGCGGGCCGGCGCCCCGCCGGCTCCCGCGCCGGAGCAGGTCGTGCAGGCCGCCTGGCAGGCCGTCGCGGACCATTACTTCGACTCCACGTACGGGGGCGTCGACTGGCAGCGAGCCCGGGCGACCTACCTACGCCGGGCCGCCGAGCCCGGCGCCGACGGATATGCCCTCGCGTCGGAGATGGTCGCCCTGCTGAAGGATCCCGGCACTTACGTCCTGCGGCCGCAACAACGGGCGAAGCTCGACGAAGAGGAACGCCGGCTCCGGGTCGACGTGGTGGGGATCGGGGTGCTGCTCAGCGCCGGACCCGGCGGCACTCCTATGGTGCGCCAGGTCTTGCCCGGCGGGCCCGCCCAGCAGGCGGGCGTGCGCCAGGGGATGCTCGTGCTGGAAGTGGACGGGCAGGACGTGCGCAAGCTGTCCATCACCCAGGTGGCTGACCGGATCCGGGGCGCCGCGGGTACGAAGGTCCGCCTGGTCGTCATGGCTCCCGGGGGCGCTCGCCAGGCCTTGACCCTGACCCGGCGAGCCGTCTCGAGCGCCCCTCAGCCGTCGGGCCGGCTCCTGCAGGGGGAAAACATCGGCTACATCTACCTGCCCCACTTCCACGAAGGGATGGAGACGGCGTTCCTGGCAGAACTGCGCAAGCTGATCCGGACCCGGGCGCTCATCCTCGACCTGCGCACCAGCTTTTCCGGGGGGTCGCTCGGGACCCTGTCCCACATCGCGGGGTTGCTGGCCGAAGGGCAGGCGCTGGGCATCCTGACGAGCCGGGAGGAGGTCTTCCCACTGCCGGCGGTCAAGGCCGAGAGCTCCTCCAACCCCCTCGTGCCCGCTCCCACGGCTATCGACGCGTACGCCAGGCCTGTGGCCGTCCTCATCGACGAGAGCACCACGTTCGGCATCCTGGCGTTCGCGCTTCAAGAGATGGGGCGGGCAGTGCTGGTGGGACGTCCCACCCAGCCCGCAACGGGCGATACCCAGCAGCGCTGGGAGCTTCCGGGCGGGGGCCTCATCCAGGTGACGTCGGGGCGCTTTTTCTCCTCCCGGGGCCGCCCGCTGGTAGGCCCGGTGGTGCCCGACGTCACGGTGCCCATGGACGATGAGTGGCTGCGTGCCTGGTACGACGGGTCAGACCTGGACGTCCGGCGGGCGATCCAGGCGTTGCGGCAGCGAGGCGCCGTCTGAGCCGACCGCTGCAGGTATCTGTTGTGGCGGCGCCCCGGAGCGCCCGTCCGCTCCGTCGAGCTGCCCGTCGTCGAACAGCCGGGCCAGTTCGGCGATTTCAGGGCCGGTGATCTCGTGGCGATCGAGCAGCCGGCGGGCGATGGCGTGTACCAGGGGCGCGTTGGCGGCGAGCAGCTCCGAGACCTTGGCCTTCTCCCGCTCGAGCAGGCGGTTGATCCGGGCCTTCAGCTCGTCGTCGGGGGCGCCGGCGCCCAGTGCCCGGTACGAGTAGAGGGTGCCGTCCATCCCGTAGGTGCCGATGTAGGAGGCCGCCAGGCGCGTGGCCGTCTCGAGGTCCCCCGCAGCGCCCGAGAGGCGGGTGCCGAGGAACAGCTCCTCGGCGGCCCGCGCCGCCAGGCTCACCTGGATATTGGCGAGCAGCTCCTCCTGGGTCGTGGAGTAGCGTTCGACGACGGGGCGCGTGGCGGAGAACCCCAGCGCCTCGCCGTGGCGGATGATGGTGGTCTTCACGATGCGTTCGTGAGGCAACAGGCGCAGCTGGGCGACGGCGTGCCCCGCCTCGTGGTATGCCACCCGGCGGCGTTCCTCGGGCAGCATGGAGCGCAGGGGCTGCTTGAGGCCCCACTCGTGCACTTCCCGGGCGTAGGTGATGTCGTCGTACGTGACCCGCCTGCGGCCGTCGAAGTGGGCCTTGACCACTGCCTCGTTGATGACGTGGCGGATCTTGGCCGGCGTGTAGCCCACCATGTCGGCCGCCAGCTCGTCGAGACGCTGCTCCAAGCCGGGGTCGTGGGCGACCTTGCCCAGGTAATACTGGATGACCTCCTTGCGCCCCTCGAAGTCGGGCGGCCCCACCACGATCTGCCGGTCGAAGCGCCCCGGCCGCAGCAGGGCAGGGTCCAGCACCTCCGGGGCGTTGGTCGCCGCCATGGTGAAGACGATGGGCTGGGGGCCAGGCGCCGGCCGGAACCCCAGGCGCCGCAGGAGCCGCGCCCACCACCGGGTCTCGAGGCGCGGCGGATCCATTTGGAGCAGCAGCTCGTTGAGCAGCCCCATGCCCCCGAATATGGGAAACGCCGCCCCGGCCCGCTGGTTGGTGCGACTCACGCCGATGGCGTCGAACTCGTCGAGGAAGACGATGCAGGCGCCGTGCTCGAGGGCGAGCCGGCGCGCCTTTCGGTACATGTTCATGATCTTCAGGTTGGAGACCCCGAAGAACATGTTTTGCACGCTGGCAGCCGAGAGGTAGCCGAAGGGAACTCCCGCCTCCGAGGCGATAGCCTGGGCCAGGTAAGACTTACCCGTGCCCGGGGGTCCGACCAGCAGCATCCCGCGGGAGACCTCGCCACCCATCTGTTTGAAGCCCGTCACACCCTTCAGGAGCGTGACGACGCGCCGGGCCTGCTCGAGCACCTCCGGGTTGCCCCGGTAGTCGTCGAACGTGACGCCCGTCTCTCCGGGCTCGATCCAGTAGATCTGGGCCCGGCCCAGGAACCAGAAGATGGCCACGAACTGGATGATGGCCATGAAGATGAAGAGCAGGATGCTGAAGACCTGGCGGGCGACCGTGAGGGTCCACGCCAGCGTGGTGCCCGGGTCGAGGAAGTACCAGCGTGTGTAGAGCGCGGCGGCCACCAGGGCCCACAGGAGGGCCCGCCACCGGATCCACCATACCCGCCACCGGTTGGCCCCGGCCGCCGGTCTGGCCCGGGTGCGGCCGCGGACAGCTCTGGGCGCCTTTGCCGGGCCAGGCGCCGGTGCGGGGGGCGCTGATGGCGCCGGAAGAGCTGCCACCGGCCTCACCCACGTCCCCTCTCGATGCTTGCCTCGATTATAGCCCGTAGCGTGCCGCTCCGGGGCAAGATATCGCCCGGGAGGGCATGCACGTGCGCCCCGACACCATCCGGTGGTTCGCGGTCCTGAGCCTGGTCCCGTTCATCATGGTGCTCGGCAATTCCATGCTGATCCCGGTCCTGCCCGCGATCCGCTCTCACCTCCACCTTACCATGGTCCAGACCGGCCTGGTGATCACCGCCTTCTCTCTGCCGGCCGCGGTCACCATCCCGTTCGCCGGCGCCCTGTCCGACAGGGTGGGCCGAAAGGCCGTCATGGTGCCCGCCCTGGTGCTGTACGGCATCGGAGGCATCCTGGCGGGCCTGAGCGCCTGGCTGCTGCCGGGCAGGTTCTGGCCCATCGTGGGCGCCCGGGTGCTCCAGGGCATCGGTGCCGGCGGCACGTACCAGCTGTCGATGGCGCTGGTCGGAGACATGTTCCAGAGCACGGAGCGCAGCCAGGCCCTGGGCTGGCTCGAGGCTTCCAACGGGCTCGGCAAGGTGGTGAGCCCGCTTCTGGGAGCACTGGCGGCGCTCGCCTCCTGGTTCTTGCCCTTCTTCCTGTACGGCGTGCTGGCGCTGCCGGTCGCCTTCGGCGTGCACCGGGCAGTCAGGGAGAAGGCGCCCCGGCGGGAGGAGGGCGGCGTTGCCCGCTACCTGCGCCAGATCCCGGAGATCGCCCGGCGGCGGGGTGCCGCCCTGTCGGCCGCCTACGGGGCCGGCATGCTGCTGTTGTTCGCGCTGTTCGGCCTGCTCAGCTTGCTCAGCGACGAGCTCGAGGCCCGCCATCGCCTCTCGCAGCTCGCGCGGGGCGGCATCATCGCCATCCCGGTGGGGATGATGGCCATCGCCTCATTCACGAGCGGCCGCTCTCTGCAGACCCGTCCCGAGCGGCTCAAGCCCCTCTCCGTCATCGGGCTGATCTGCGCCGCGGCGGCCCTGGGGGCGCTGGCGTTCGTCAGCCGGCCGTTGTGGCTCACGATTGCGCTATCGGCGCTGCTCGGGCTCGGGACGGGCCTGACGCTGCCGGCGGTCAACACGCTCATCACCGGTGCCGTCTCCCGTGACCACAGGGGGGTGGTCACGGCGTTCTACGGCACGGTCCGCTTCGGTGGGGTCGCGGTGGGGCCTCCGCTATTCGGCCTTGCGACGCAGGCTACGGCCAGGCTCGCCGTCTTCGCCGGCACGGCGCTTGCCCTGGCCGCCCTCGCCTGGGCGCTATCGGTCGTCCGGGTCTCCTCGGGGCCGAGCCCCGCACAGGCCGGTGGCCCCGCTCAGTTGGCCCCGGCGCCGGGAGGGGTCAAAGGCCAGCCCGACGAGACCTGACGCCCGTCCTGGAGCATGGCCGGGGGGTGGGTACCATGCTTGTGCTTCTTGCGTCTCGCCCTCCTGGCAAGCTCCTTGGCAGCCCGACGCATCGCCTCCCGGCGCCGCGCCGCCAGAGAGGGGTCGTCCACCTCCCGGGCAAAGGCGATGACCTCGGCGATCCACCGGCTCAGGGTCTCCAGGTAGGCGACCAGGTCCCGGCGCTGTTGCGGGGTGATCGAGACCAGGGCGCCGCCTGCCAGGGCGGCGAGCACCCGGCGGAAGCGATCGAGCGCTGCGAAGAGCTTCGAAAAGCCCGCGGGCACCTCACCGGCCCCGGCGCTCTCCTCCGCGCCGCCCGGAGCGTTCCGGCCAGCCGGCTGGCCATCGGCCGCCGCAGCCGCGCCGTCGCCCACCGAAGCCATCAACGGCTCGGCGAGCATCTTGTGCCGGCGGTCGGAAGAAGCATGGCCCCGGACCATGCGTACTGCCTGCTGGATGTTGACGTTGGGCCCGTTGCGCACCAGCTGGGCGACCTGGCGCGTCTCCGCCTTGCTGAGACGGTACTCCAGGACCGCGTCGAGAAGGACGGTCGCGATCCCGGGGCTTCCCAGCCGCGCGGCCAGCGCCTTGGCTTCTGCTACGTGCGATAACGTGAGCGGGGAGTCTCCCCCGGCGAAGTTGTCGACCAGGGCCGCCTGATGGCGCTCGTCGAGATCCAGCACGTCCAACCAGTCGGTCAGGGTGGTGCGGGGCACCCCGAGCCGGGCCGCCGCGGCAGCCTTGCTCAGGTGCTCCTGCTCCATGAAGGAGTGGATGGCCAGCGCGCGTTCCATGGGATTGAGATCCTCGCGCTGCAGGTTTTCGATGAGCTGTATCTGGTGGGCGGTCCCCCTCAGGTCTCGCAGCACCAGCGCCGGCACCGTGTGCTCACCGGCCCGCTTGGCCG is from Limnochorda sp. L945t and encodes:
- a CDS encoding long-chain-fatty-acid--CoA ligase — encoded protein: MELDSGSRARPWLKHYPPEIPSHLEYPEINLAAWVQQSARRHPDRAATLYFGARLSYARLFEQVRRLAGGLRALGVRPGDRVAIILPNLPQTVIAYYAVLWLGGVVVMTNPLYTPRELRHQLADAEARVVVAFDQILPRVLEVASEVGLRHVVVTSAADYLPPPLRLLYPLKQAAQRRHQRRPHPAQHPVAPSRPPGLQVHAFTRLVRSQPLDGPHPVDAREDLALLQYTGGTTGTSKGVMLTHFNLAANCTQIQAWLYKLEGRPTTVLAALPFFHVYGLTTVLNFSVMTGSTMILTPRFSAAEVVRLIERHRPRLFPGVPTMYVAITQLPDIARRDLSSVEACISGAAPLPVAVQESFERLTGGRLVEGYGLTEASPVTHANPIWGARRTGSIGLPWPDTDARIVDPATGEPLPPGSVGELAVRGPQVMKGYWQRPEETAAVLRDGWLLTGDLAQMDDDGYFRIVDRKKDLIIAGGFNIYPREVEEVLYEHPAVREAAVVGVTDPYRGETVKAYVVLKEGHAVTAAELEAFCRERLAAYKVPRLFDFRDELPKTLVGKVLRRALREEAPPVQEAAASGREPPATAGGRPA
- a CDS encoding PaaI family thioesterase is translated as MHETPAQRFSAVTGFERTSARDGRSEVRLRIAPRHLNELGIVHGGVLMALADEAIGMAAFSAVPPGTAVVTAELHVHFLLPARSGLLVAQGVIWRAGRRLVTGEATIDLYPEEGTPITVAKATGTWATVTQDVPLP
- a CDS encoding penicillin acylase family protein — encoded protein: MSRAWRRRGSTAGAVLLALLLGVTTPAPAQQPPASPMPAEPGAPVEARAAAPAPEELRLPGLIGPVRVVEDTLGIPHVVARTEHDAAFAIGYLQARDRLFEMDVSRRRAEGTLAELVGSAALSEDVQMRTLGLSRAAARSLERLSPGARGELEAFAAGVNAYIDEAERAGALPAEYRALELTRVRRWQPVDSVSVLKLVGFGLSFSMDAQYATILQAYVRAMGPERGIQAVFYDLWPLAPAENAFVVPDAVGYAPASGSPLAGAISQDVQGRGVEEMLAGWLSQMAAVTAPWAGAGSNWFVIGPRLSASGYPLLANDPHLPLTHPPVWYQQHLTVQPDGAARPSLNVYGVAFPGVPWVILGHNERIAWGATTNPIDQTDMYLERLTQRDGQWYALYRGNWEPVRVLPQKFLVNAVGNGTPDDLQPAPAGQVPQAVLEVPRHGPIVRINPERQEALSVQWTGLYATHDGENFYRWNRASNLQEFREGLRYFDAASQNWAYADVEGNIAYFAGAELPLREDLEAGAVDGGPSFAPWLLRDGTGLRRHDWIAWPPGEALPGDQGIPFRVLPESEMPHVVNPAQGFIVSANNDPVGVTAGGDPLAWRRASGGIYYLGPAFSPGFRAARITERIRERARQAGKLTVQDAMAIQSDVVELEAKRLLPFLLRAWERAGLGEKAVPQLAALRSSRMAEAIGYLQDWDGSTPTGLPEGWDGSPGVAIASHGPGQAVRPAHEPSVQEVRASVAATLFNVWVGQLIRATVDAAVTRVSPDLPLPDGTMAVKAILYQLEHFDRTRGKGVSGLQFFDVPDLALDPADERDLLLLSSLDRALGLLTGPVFEPAFGKVRDLSDLRWGKLHRLVLAHPLGGTFGIPPAGGFDAPEYAAGLPVDGGFEVVDASGFDPRATTPQAFRFSGGPSMRLVVEMRPGAVTAYNVIPGGQAAGAGAGPHFADLLPAWLSNQAYRIPFTQQEVEAAAERAWVMSPAAGQP
- a CDS encoding AAA family ATPase, with protein sequence MRPVAALPAPSAPPAPAPGPAKAPRAVRGRTRARPAAGANRWRVWWIRWRALLWALVAAALYTRWYFLDPGTTLAWTLTVARQVFSILLFIFMAIIQFVAIFWFLGRAQIYWIEPGETGVTFDDYRGNPEVLEQARRVVTLLKGVTGFKQMGGEVSRGMLLVGPPGTGKSYLAQAIASEAGVPFGYLSAASVQNMFFGVSNLKIMNMYRKARRLALEHGACIVFLDEFDAIGVSRTNQRAGAAFPIFGGMGLLNELLLQMDPPRLETRWWARLLRRLGFRPAPGPQPIVFTMAATNAPEVLDPALLRPGRFDRQIVVGPPDFEGRKEVIQYYLGKVAHDPGLEQRLDELAADMVGYTPAKIRHVINEAVVKAHFDGRRRVTYDDITYAREVHEWGLKQPLRSMLPEERRRVAYHEAGHAVAQLRLLPHERIVKTTIIRHGEALGFSATRPVVERYSTTQEELLANIQVSLAARAAEELFLGTRLSGAAGDLETATRLAASYIGTYGMDGTLYSYRALGAGAPDDELKARINRLLEREKAKVSELLAANAPLVHAIARRLLDRHEITGPEIAELARLFDDGQLDGADGRSGAPPQQIPAAVGSDGASLPQRLDRPPDVQV
- a CDS encoding S41 family peptidase, whose product is MAPRGKVVLTAVAALAGAMAQALAPGVRAGAPPAPAPEQVVQAAWQAVADHYFDSTYGGVDWQRARATYLRRAAEPGADGYALASEMVALLKDPGTYVLRPQQRAKLDEEERRLRVDVVGIGVLLSAGPGGTPMVRQVLPGGPAQQAGVRQGMLVLEVDGQDVRKLSITQVADRIRGAAGTKVRLVVMAPGGARQALTLTRRAVSSAPQPSGRLLQGENIGYIYLPHFHEGMETAFLAELRKLIRTRALILDLRTSFSGGSLGTLSHIAGLLAEGQALGILTSREEVFPLPAVKAESSSNPLVPAPTAIDAYARPVAVLIDESTTFGILAFALQEMGRAVLVGRPTQPATGDTQQRWELPGGGLIQVTSGRFFSSRGRPLVGPVVPDVTVPMDDEWLRAWYDGSDLDVRRAIQALRQRGAV
- a CDS encoding MFS transporter, which translates into the protein MRPDTIRWFAVLSLVPFIMVLGNSMLIPVLPAIRSHLHLTMVQTGLVITAFSLPAAVTIPFAGALSDRVGRKAVMVPALVLYGIGGILAGLSAWLLPGRFWPIVGARVLQGIGAGGTYQLSMALVGDMFQSTERSQALGWLEASNGLGKVVSPLLGALAALASWFLPFFLYGVLALPVAFGVHRAVREKAPRREEGGVARYLRQIPEIARRRGAALSAAYGAGMLLLFALFGLLSLLSDELEARHRLSQLARGGIIAIPVGMMAIASFTSGRSLQTRPERLKPLSVIGLICAAAALGALAFVSRPLWLTIALSALLGLGTGLTLPAVNTLITGAVSRDHRGVVTAFYGTVRFGGVAVGPPLFGLATQATARLAVFAGTALALAALAWALSVVRVSSGPSPAQAGGPAQLAPAPGGVKGQPDET